One genomic region from Granulicatella adiacens ATCC 49175 encodes:
- a CDS encoding HAD family hydrolase encodes MTMKFLDYLNHNQIKVLIFDKDGTLTDTSALWLEPTLQVIEALLARNGMRLDKEENRTLYGKLGITSSEIIENSVIASGSVRDMLEVIAQFGEFDIEENYQFTVQFFYQYITSNPDKIIALGNVKKTLQRFKELGFMLALVTNDSKLPTKAVLEVLKVESLFDFIGTTDEFPSKPAIDSLKSISENYHVAFNEMIYIGDSAIDEEFASHTAGFVAVVNNEDNENCFKTAFVKVNSIEELIKEN; translated from the coding sequence ATGACAATGAAATTTTTGGATTATTTAAATCATAATCAGATTAAGGTTCTTATTTTTGATAAGGATGGTACGCTTACAGATACTTCCGCTTTATGGTTGGAGCCTACTTTACAAGTTATCGAAGCTTTATTAGCGAGAAATGGAATGCGTTTAGATAAAGAGGAAAATCGGACTTTATATGGAAAGTTAGGAATTACCAGCTCTGAAATAATTGAAAATAGTGTTATTGCATCAGGAAGCGTTCGAGACATGCTGGAAGTGATTGCTCAATTTGGAGAGTTTGATATTGAGGAGAATTATCAGTTTACGGTTCAATTTTTTTATCAATATATTACTTCCAATCCAGATAAAATTATCGCTCTTGGGAATGTTAAAAAGACTCTTCAACGATTCAAAGAGTTGGGTTTTATGTTAGCTTTAGTAACAAATGATTCGAAATTACCAACTAAAGCCGTATTAGAAGTATTGAAGGTAGAATCTTTATTTGATTTTATCGGAACGACTGATGAATTTCCTTCTAAACCTGCTATAGATTCATTAAAGAGCATTTCAGAGAACTATCATGTCGCTTTCAATGAAATGATCTATATTGGTGATTCTGCTATTGACGAAGAGTTTGCAAGTCATACTGCAGGCTTTGTAGCTGTTGTGAATAACGAAGACAATGAGAATTGTTTTAAAACCGCATTCGTTAAAGTAAATTCCATCGAGGAGTTAATAAAGGAGAATTAA
- a CDS encoding MATE family efflux transporter, with the protein MELTTQKNHKIKHLLKILIPVLIYQLANYSAQFIDTVMTGRYNEVHLAGVSIGGSLYSPFFTMLTGIVSGLVPIVGQYLGQKKKEKIIEVMRQYLLIGIFLAFLLFLFGWIFLKPTLGIMNLEISVEKIAFEYLSWLSLGLVPLLLFSVMRSFVDALGLTKLSMLLMVLVVPLNVFFNYSLIYGQFGFPEMGGPGAGLGTALAYWGLLFIAYFVFKWHSELKKYPIFKWEGIRFSLWKEPFKIGFPIGLSIFAEVAIFCFVGLLMAGFGTTVIAAHQAAMNFATLIYAFPISISTALTIIVSFEVGQKNILSAVQYSKIGILTSFIIAVVTLICLALNLNTIASFYGSEEEFIKITIQFLAYSLLFQLFDAIAAPIQGILRGFKDVQMPFILCLIGYWLIGLPIGFLLHYGFNFGPFSYWIGLILGLMSNCTFLVFRLKRAVIKNKINRGGNDVSNTK; encoded by the coding sequence ATGGAACTTACTACTCAAAAAAATCATAAAATAAAACATTTACTAAAAATATTGATTCCTGTCTTAATTTATCAGTTAGCGAATTATTCAGCTCAATTTATCGATACAGTAATGACAGGACGTTACAATGAAGTTCATTTAGCTGGGGTTTCGATTGGAGGAAGCCTATACTCACCGTTCTTTACAATGTTGACAGGGATAGTCTCTGGGTTAGTTCCAATCGTTGGCCAATATTTAGGTCAAAAGAAAAAAGAGAAAATTATAGAAGTCATGCGTCAATATTTACTGATTGGAATTTTTCTTGCTTTTCTATTATTTCTTTTTGGCTGGATATTTTTGAAGCCCACTTTAGGGATTATGAATTTAGAGATTTCGGTGGAAAAGATTGCGTTTGAGTACTTATCCTGGTTATCTCTTGGGTTAGTACCTTTACTATTATTTAGCGTAATGCGATCATTTGTAGATGCCCTAGGATTAACCAAACTTTCAATGCTATTAATGGTTTTAGTGGTCCCGTTGAACGTATTTTTTAACTATTCTCTGATTTACGGTCAATTTGGTTTTCCTGAAATGGGAGGGCCAGGAGCGGGGCTGGGAACGGCTTTAGCTTATTGGGGCTTATTATTCATTGCTTATTTTGTTTTTAAATGGCACTCAGAATTAAAAAAATATCCCATTTTTAAGTGGGAAGGAATCCGGTTCTCTTTATGGAAGGAACCTTTTAAAATTGGATTTCCCATTGGATTATCGATTTTTGCAGAAGTTGCAATTTTTTGTTTTGTAGGATTATTAATGGCAGGGTTTGGAACAACGGTTATTGCAGCTCACCAAGCCGCTATGAACTTTGCTACATTGATTTATGCTTTTCCTATTAGTATTTCTACCGCTTTAACGATTATTGTATCCTTTGAAGTTGGGCAGAAAAATATTTTATCAGCGGTTCAATATAGTAAGATAGGGATTTTGACCTCCTTTATCATTGCAGTTGTGACGCTTATATGTTTAGCGTTAAATTTGAATACCATAGCAAGTTTCTATGGAAGTGAAGAGGAGTTTATTAAAATTACTATTCAATTTTTAGCATATAGTTTACTTTTTCAACTATTTGATGCTATTGCTGCTCCTATACAAGGAATTTTAAGAGGATTTAAGGATGTTCAAATGCCGTTTATCTTGTGTTTAATTGGATATTGGCTCATTGGGCTACCCATTGGTTTCCTTTTACATTATGGTTTTAATTTCGGTCCATTTTCATATTGGATAGGATTAATTTTGGGCTTAATGTCCAATTGCACGTTTTTAGTCTTTCGTCTAAAACGAGCTGTTATTAAAAATAAAATTAATAGAGGTGGAAATGATGTATCAAACACAAAATGA
- a CDS encoding CPBP family intramembrane glutamic endopeptidase has protein sequence MMYQTQNDDFNIEETSPSKENVKSEYKKDILSIARRLLIYFIIFFFFSLLGRSVLRHMQLDSKYHYLLMDTSFVYTITAVFLYIGAFVGLIAWVVKTKFPFKRIFEHVAPKKMNVGTFFLISGSIFGIRFVSKLILMGIDKLFTQMGIPATLLGDASPEITSSIVFVLYLGVVAPFIEEVIFRGFIGYRMERYGKIFAIGFSAMIFSLFHANLSQEIFTFFLGILLAYIAFEYGFQWAVAFHMINNFIFAIIVDVYLSPAIVIDKHPLHSILELLGFVLLIYILFAKLPEIKAYISENHAFKGIGFITFTKWQIVLYILVILYYSVGIYFIQRGF, from the coding sequence ATGATGTATCAAACACAAAATGATGATTTTAATATTGAGGAAACTTCTCCTTCAAAAGAGAATGTAAAATCTGAATACAAGAAAGATATTTTATCAATTGCAAGAAGACTATTAATCTATTTTATAATCTTTTTCTTCTTTAGCCTTTTAGGAAGATCTGTATTAAGACATATGCAATTAGATTCAAAATATCATTATTTACTGATGGATACTAGCTTTGTTTATACCATTACAGCTGTATTTTTGTACATTGGTGCGTTTGTTGGCCTTATTGCTTGGGTCGTTAAAACTAAATTCCCATTTAAACGGATTTTTGAACATGTTGCTCCTAAGAAAATGAACGTAGGAACTTTCTTCTTAATCTCTGGTTCCATTTTTGGGATTCGTTTCGTTTCTAAGTTGATTCTAATGGGAATCGATAAATTATTTACACAAATGGGGATTCCTGCTACGCTTTTAGGAGATGCTTCTCCAGAAATTACGAGTAGTATTGTATTTGTACTTTATTTAGGCGTTGTTGCTCCATTTATTGAAGAAGTTATTTTTAGAGGTTTTATTGGATACCGAATGGAACGCTATGGGAAAATATTTGCGATTGGTTTTTCTGCAATGATTTTCTCTTTATTCCATGCAAATTTATCACAAGAAATTTTTACATTCTTCTTGGGAATTCTGTTAGCCTATATTGCATTTGAGTATGGATTCCAATGGGCTGTAGCGTTTCATATGATTAATAACTTTATTTTTGCAATTATTGTGGATGTTTACCTTTCTCCTGCCATTGTGATAGACAAACATCCACTCCATTCGATTTTAGAACTTCTAGGATTTGTTCTATTAATTTATATTTTATTTGCAAAATTACCAGAGATTAAAGCTTACATTAGTGAGAATCATGCCTTTAAAGGAATTGGGTTCATCACTTTTACTAAATGGCAGATTGTTTTATATATTCTAGTGATATTGTACTATTCAGTTGGAATTTACTTTATCCAACGTGGTTTCTAG
- a CDS encoding DUF1858 domain-containing protein has translation MNTIYLEDTVFTTLKEHPEVKDLLVEIGFTPLNQPQMVQTVGRITSLKKGSKIAKIPLTTIVETLEANGYIVKESRD, from the coding sequence ATGAATACAATCTATTTAGAAGACACTGTATTTACTACTTTAAAGGAACACCCAGAAGTAAAGGATTTGTTAGTGGAAATCGGGTTTACTCCCTTAAATCAACCACAAATGGTACAAACAGTGGGGAGAATAACTAGTCTAAAAAAAGGGTCAAAGATCGCTAAAATTCCACTGACTACCATTGTAGAAACTCTTGAAGCGAATGGATATATCGTAAAAGAAAGCAGGGATTAG
- a CDS encoding DUF438 domain-containing protein, whose translation MAKEDYTMEERQEILKNLMLRLHAGEDKEVIQEEFNEVFDEISPYEIQLMERNLMSEGITFAEIMSLCNVHANLMGSKVNTQTSVADFEQPGHPVHVMKMENLAIRGALDRVERLLVNYLETKDSTIEKGLRRQISLLDQFENHYQRKEYAMFPIMEKKGITAPPKVMWGVHDQIRDLYRDFKKALNDGKESTLEEFQIARDEMLEMIQKEENILIPMVEQVFHVDDWETIASQSPDYGYCIVKPEKEWAVKKSFSPVKEETQVESEGDIPLSTGSLSLKELNLILNLLPMELSFVDAQNIVKYYNEGNGEEKIFKRTPSAIGRDVILCHPPRVHETVQTIFEQLKSKQKEKEEMWFKTQDKMVHVTYHAVWDEEGKYRGCLEYVQDIKPLVKHFEEADIKRTLS comes from the coding sequence ATGGCTAAAGAAGATTACACTATGGAAGAACGTCAAGAAATTCTAAAAAATCTAATGCTCAGACTTCACGCGGGTGAGGATAAAGAAGTTATTCAAGAAGAGTTCAATGAAGTGTTTGACGAGATTTCTCCATACGAGATTCAATTGATGGAAAGAAACTTAATGAGTGAAGGTATTACTTTTGCTGAAATCATGAGTTTATGTAATGTTCACGCCAATTTGATGGGTTCTAAAGTGAATACACAAACATCAGTAGCTGATTTTGAACAACCAGGACATCCAGTTCATGTGATGAAAATGGAGAATTTGGCTATTAGAGGGGCTTTAGATAGAGTGGAGCGCCTCTTAGTCAATTATCTCGAAACAAAGGATTCTACAATTGAAAAAGGATTAAGAAGACAAATTTCTTTGCTGGATCAGTTTGAAAATCATTATCAACGTAAAGAGTATGCGATGTTTCCGATAATGGAAAAAAAGGGAATTACAGCTCCTCCAAAAGTGATGTGGGGAGTTCACGACCAAATAAGAGATTTGTACCGTGATTTCAAAAAAGCTTTGAACGATGGTAAAGAATCCACTTTGGAAGAATTTCAAATAGCCCGTGACGAAATGTTAGAGATGATTCAAAAAGAAGAAAATATCTTAATCCCCATGGTAGAGCAAGTATTTCATGTAGACGATTGGGAGACAATAGCATCTCAGTCGCCTGATTATGGATACTGTATCGTAAAACCAGAAAAAGAATGGGCTGTTAAAAAATCTTTTTCTCCAGTAAAAGAAGAAACACAAGTTGAATCAGAGGGAGATATTCCTTTATCTACCGGTTCGCTTTCGTTAAAAGAATTGAATTTAATTTTAAATTTATTACCGATGGAATTATCTTTTGTAGACGCTCAAAATATAGTTAAGTACTACAACGAAGGAAATGGCGAAGAAAAAATCTTTAAGAGAACCCCAAGTGCAATTGGAAGAGATGTTATTCTGTGCCACCCGCCTCGTGTCCATGAAACGGTCCAAACGATTTTTGAACAATTAAAATCAAAACAGAAAGAAAAAGAAGAAATGTGGTTTAAAACACAAGATAAAATGGTTCATGTGACCTATCATGCTGTTTGGGATGAAGAAGGGAAGTATAGGGGATGTCTTGAATATGTTCAAGATATCAAACCGCTTGTTAAGCATTTCGAAGAAGCAGATATAAAGCGAACACTTTCGTAA
- a CDS encoding Na/Pi cotransporter family protein, with translation MYTQMILGAIAGLSLFLYGMQLMGDGLQKVAGEGLKGIIRRLTKNRLMSVLVGMFVTTIIQSSSATTVMVVGFVNAGLMTLAQAVGVVFGANIGTTITGQMVSFNLSQWAPIVIAAGLVANMLTKNPKVKEASEIFIGFGILFIGMSTLSNSLEPLKELPEFTNWILQYGSNPFIGVGIGLLMTLVLQSSSATIGVLIALASQGVLPITTAVFIIFGDNIGTCTTALISSLGTSRRGKQVALFHLMINIIGTIYFMLFLSNILVNVVESIDPGNVARQIANAHTIFNIVNVIILFPFTNLLVKLIQMIIPDGEDEEESITRYLDKRILVTPSIALENTMYEFAAMAQETIQALDNAVGAARNRDKKLVKKALENEKNINAYEKAIVKYLVEISQQKVSAKDQQTIDELFSTANDIERIGDHAENIADFAKSIIEREIFLDEDTVKELDGIYELIKSGFALSIDALSTGDQEKVQQAIQIERDIDKLKIEVRDKYMKRMNKGIASAESGIFVMDLLSNLERVSDHFRNIAETVERLKRPVIVTE, from the coding sequence ATGTACACGCAGATGATTCTTGGCGCAATTGCAGGACTCAGTTTATTCTTATATGGGATGCAATTGATGGGCGATGGATTACAAAAAGTTGCAGGTGAAGGATTAAAAGGAATCATACGTAGATTAACAAAAAATCGTTTGATGTCCGTATTAGTAGGGATGTTTGTAACTACTATTATTCAGAGCTCTTCAGCAACGACAGTAATGGTTGTTGGTTTCGTAAATGCCGGTCTTATGACACTCGCTCAAGCGGTTGGAGTTGTCTTCGGGGCCAATATTGGAACGACCATTACAGGACAAATGGTTTCCTTTAATTTATCACAATGGGCACCGATTGTCATAGCTGCTGGTTTAGTGGCTAACATGCTAACGAAAAATCCAAAAGTAAAAGAAGCGAGTGAAATCTTTATAGGTTTTGGGATTCTATTTATCGGGATGAGTACATTAAGTAACTCACTAGAACCTTTAAAAGAATTACCTGAATTTACAAACTGGATTCTTCAATATGGTAGTAACCCTTTTATTGGAGTTGGAATTGGTCTGTTAATGACACTTGTATTGCAAAGTTCATCAGCAACCATTGGGGTATTAATTGCTCTTGCCAGTCAAGGTGTTCTTCCAATTACAACCGCTGTGTTTATCATCTTTGGTGATAACATCGGAACGTGTACGACCGCATTAATTAGTAGTTTAGGTACTTCTCGCCGAGGAAAACAAGTAGCTTTATTCCACTTAATGATTAATATCATTGGTACAATTTACTTCATGCTTTTCTTAAGTAACATTCTTGTGAATGTCGTTGAAAGCATTGATCCAGGGAATGTGGCTCGACAAATTGCCAATGCGCATACGATTTTTAATATCGTAAATGTAATTATCTTATTCCCATTCACAAATCTTCTAGTGAAATTAATCCAAATGATTATTCCAGATGGGGAAGATGAAGAAGAAAGCATTACGCGTTATCTTGATAAACGCATTTTGGTTACTCCTTCAATTGCCTTAGAAAATACCATGTATGAATTTGCGGCAATGGCTCAAGAAACCATTCAAGCTCTTGATAATGCAGTAGGCGCAGCTCGTAACAGAGATAAAAAGCTTGTTAAAAAGGCACTTGAGAACGAGAAGAATATCAACGCTTATGAAAAAGCGATTGTTAAGTATTTAGTGGAAATTTCTCAACAAAAAGTTTCTGCTAAAGACCAGCAAACAATCGATGAATTATTTAGTACTGCAAATGATATTGAACGTATCGGGGATCATGCAGAAAATATTGCTGACTTTGCAAAATCGATTATCGAACGTGAAATTTTTCTTGATGAAGATACCGTTAAAGAATTAGACGGAATCTATGAGCTTATTAAAAGTGGTTTTGCATTATCTATTGATGCATTGTCTACTGGAGACCAAGAGAAAGTCCAACAAGCAATCCAAATTGAACGTGACATTGATAAATTAAAAATTGAAGTACGCGATAAGTATATGAAACGTATGAATAAAGGAATTGCTTCAGCGGAATCTGGAATCTTTGTTATGGATTTACTCAGTAACTTAGAACGTGTGAGTGACCATTTCAGAAATATTGCTGAAACTGTGGAACGTTTAAAACGTCCGGTTATTGTAACTGAATAA
- a CDS encoding helix-turn-helix domain-containing protein, with protein MGQYQKKLYTQLNTTYPNFVSDFNKEYSKQKIALQLVELRLETGLSQRKYAKANELMQNKVSNLEKGRSNPRLSTIIEMAAKNGYKVELKYTK; from the coding sequence ATGGGCCAATACCAGAAGAAACTATACACTCAGTTAAATACTACGTATCCTAATTTTGTATCTGATTTTAATAAGGAGTATTCGAAGCAAAAGATTGCCTTGCAGTTAGTTGAACTTCGATTGGAAACGGGTCTTTCTCAAAGAAAATATGCCAAAGCGAATGAACTGATGCAAAATAAAGTTTCTAATCTTGAAAAGGGAAGGAGTAATCCGAGACTATCGACGATTATTGAGATGGCTGCGAAGAATGGGTATAAGGTTGAATTAAAATATACCAAGTAA
- a CDS encoding ABC-F family ATP-binding cassette domain-containing protein codes for MLKVQNVSLLFSDRKLFDDVNITFTPGNCYGVIGANGAGKSTFLKILSGELQPTTGEVILDPHERLTVLKQDHFAFEDERVIDTVIMGHKHLYDIMKEKDAIYMKEDFSDEDGIRAAELEGEFAELNGWEAESDASQLLQGLGITEDQHYKLMSELVEADKVKVLLAQALFGKPDVLLLDEPTNGLDAKSIAWLEEFLINFDNTVIVVSHDRHFLNKVCTHMADVDFGKIKLFVGNYDFWLHSSQLAAKLLADQNAKKEEKIKELQEFIARFSANASKSKQATSRKKMLDKITLDDIQPSSRKYPFVGFSPAREIGNDLLLVEGLSKSIDGEVIFENVSFQLSKDDKVAFLSRSDIAITTLFKILTGEMEADSGTFKWGVTTSQAYLPKDMTDEFSNEKLNILEWLRQYAPVEEQDNTFLRSFLGRMLFSGDDVMKQVTVLSGGEKVRCMLSKLMLSKANVLILDDPTNHLDLESITALNDGLIAFKGSLLFSSHDHEFIQTTANRIIEIGPKGIVDRLGSTYDEFLEDEAVQARVDALYN; via the coding sequence ATGTTAAAAGTACAAAATGTAAGTCTATTATTTTCAGACCGTAAATTGTTTGACGATGTAAACATCACTTTTACTCCAGGGAACTGTTATGGGGTTATTGGTGCGAATGGTGCCGGAAAATCAACTTTCCTAAAAATCCTATCTGGAGAATTACAACCAACAACAGGTGAAGTGATTCTAGATCCACATGAACGTTTAACAGTCTTAAAACAAGACCACTTCGCATTCGAAGATGAACGCGTCATTGATACAGTAATCATGGGACATAAACATCTTTATGACATCATGAAAGAGAAAGATGCCATCTATATGAAAGAAGATTTCTCTGATGAAGATGGTATTCGCGCCGCTGAACTTGAAGGGGAATTTGCTGAACTAAATGGTTGGGAAGCGGAAAGTGATGCTTCTCAATTACTACAAGGTTTAGGAATCACTGAAGACCAACACTACAAATTAATGAGCGAATTAGTCGAAGCAGACAAAGTTAAAGTGTTACTTGCTCAAGCATTATTCGGTAAACCAGACGTTCTTTTATTAGACGAACCTACAAACGGTTTGGATGCAAAATCAATCGCATGGTTAGAAGAGTTCTTAATCAATTTTGATAACACAGTCATCGTTGTTTCCCATGACCGTCACTTCTTAAACAAAGTATGTACACATATGGCGGACGTTGACTTTGGTAAGATTAAATTGTTCGTTGGTAACTATGATTTCTGGTTACATTCAAGCCAATTAGCTGCGAAATTATTAGCAGACCAAAACGCGAAAAAAGAAGAAAAAATCAAAGAGTTACAAGAATTCATCGCTCGTTTCTCTGCGAATGCTTCTAAATCAAAACAAGCGACTTCTCGTAAGAAAATGTTGGATAAAATTACATTGGATGATATTCAACCTTCAAGCCGTAAATATCCATTCGTTGGATTCTCACCAGCGCGTGAAATTGGGAATGACTTATTATTAGTCGAAGGCCTATCAAAATCAATTGATGGCGAAGTGATTTTCGAAAATGTAAGCTTCCAATTATCTAAAGATGATAAAGTTGCTTTCTTAAGCCGTTCAGATATTGCGATCACCACATTATTCAAGATTTTAACAGGCGAAATGGAAGCAGACAGTGGTACATTCAAGTGGGGTGTTACAACTAGTCAAGCATACTTACCAAAAGATATGACAGATGAATTCTCAAACGAAAAATTAAACATCTTAGAGTGGTTACGTCAATACGCACCAGTAGAAGAGCAAGATAACACCTTCTTACGGAGCTTCTTAGGTCGTATGTTATTCTCTGGAGACGATGTTATGAAACAAGTAACGGTTCTTTCAGGGGGAGAAAAAGTGCGTTGTATGTTATCTAAATTAATGCTTTCTAAAGCAAACGTGTTAATCTTAGATGATCCAACAAATCACTTAGACTTAGAATCAATCACAGCATTGAATGATGGTTTAATCGCGTTCAAAGGTTCATTACTATTCTCAAGTCATGACCACGAGTTCATTCAAACAACAGCAAACCGCATTATCGAAATTGGACCAAAAGGCATTGTAGACCGTCTTGGCTCTACTTATGATGAGTTCCTTGAAGATGAGGCAGTTCAAGCACGTGTAGATGCTTTATATAATTAA
- a CDS encoding nucleoside 2-deoxyribosyltransferase, translating into MTKIYFASPLFSEMELAFNKVLVEKIRNQFPGVEVYLPQEQMAINDKSSYADSTMIAQYDTDALLDSDLMIAVLDGAVIDVGVASEIGVAYHADMPILGLYTDSRQQGADNPQKIAALQEVAESQFSYVNLYTVGLVKLRGEIVSSSDELLEALKAYLKES; encoded by the coding sequence ATGACAAAAATTTATTTTGCAAGTCCATTATTCTCGGAAATGGAATTAGCCTTTAACAAAGTACTCGTAGAAAAGATTCGTAATCAGTTTCCAGGAGTAGAGGTGTATTTGCCACAAGAACAAATGGCGATTAATGATAAGAGCTCGTATGCAGACTCAACAATGATTGCCCAATATGACACAGATGCGTTATTAGATTCTGATTTAATGATTGCGGTATTAGATGGAGCGGTCATTGATGTTGGTGTTGCAAGTGAAATTGGAGTAGCATACCATGCAGATATGCCAATTCTTGGCTTATACACAGACAGTCGCCAACAAGGAGCAGATAATCCTCAAAAAATAGCTGCCTTGCAAGAGGTAGCTGAATCACAATTTAGCTATGTAAATTTATATACAGTAGGCTTGGTAAAACTTAGAGGAGAGATTGTTTCTAGCAGCGATGAATTATTAGAAGCTCTAAAAGCCTATCTTAAGGAATCATAA
- a CDS encoding 3D domain-containing protein, whose product MKKLFLTTTAFFLVAGPLAPSVFAEETDVQKLEAQLSSELQKVNTKYQEIESLNQQIESLHKEQETLAEKVKTQEAKVEERKVVASKRLQLMQISDLATYSILHLLNSESISDFLNRLFVFQQFFQSDEEVLKNLADQVNELNRLKSEASQAQSDLETKKEKLTSESQSYQSSIEGLKQLIADNKATFEKMEKEKKEAKVAFSPTIAALTSDSKQTNQVAPSTSGQETTAAKPVAAEPSTSTTQAAPTTTETPTTTSNSSSSSQSSGRTLQVVATGYSYNEPGLGYYTATGIDLRSNPTVIAVDPSVIPLGSLIEVPGYGVAIAGDTGSAIKGNIIDLHFVSVDQANQWGRRTVTIKILK is encoded by the coding sequence ATGAAAAAACTATTTTTGACAACAACAGCATTCTTTTTAGTTGCAGGTCCTTTAGCTCCTTCTGTGTTTGCAGAAGAAACGGATGTGCAAAAATTAGAAGCTCAATTATCGTCAGAACTACAAAAAGTGAATACAAAGTATCAAGAAATTGAAAGTTTAAACCAACAGATTGAATCGCTTCATAAAGAGCAAGAAACTCTTGCGGAAAAAGTGAAAACTCAAGAAGCGAAAGTGGAAGAAAGAAAAGTGGTTGCTAGCAAAAGATTGCAATTGATGCAAATTTCAGATTTAGCAACTTACAGTATCCTTCACTTATTAAATTCAGAAAGTATTTCAGATTTTCTAAATCGTTTATTTGTATTTCAACAGTTCTTCCAATCCGATGAAGAAGTATTGAAGAACTTGGCAGATCAAGTGAATGAGTTGAATCGTTTGAAATCTGAAGCTTCTCAGGCACAAAGCGATTTAGAAACTAAGAAAGAAAAATTAACTTCTGAAAGTCAATCCTACCAAAGCTCAATTGAAGGACTTAAGCAGTTGATAGCTGACAATAAAGCGACATTTGAGAAGATGGAAAAGGAAAAGAAAGAAGCAAAAGTAGCTTTTTCACCTACAATTGCTGCATTAACGAGTGATTCTAAACAAACGAATCAGGTGGCGCCATCTACTTCAGGTCAAGAAACGACAGCTGCTAAACCAGTAGCCGCTGAGCCTTCAACGTCGACGACTCAAGCAGCTCCTACTACGACTGAGACGCCTACGACTACCTCAAACAGTTCAAGTTCCTCACAATCTAGCGGAAGAACACTACAAGTAGTCGCGACTGGATATTCATATAATGAACCAGGTTTAGGATACTATACAGCAACAGGAATTGATTTGCGCTCTAATCCAACTGTCATTGCGGTGGATCCAAGTGTCATTCCTTTAGGAAGTTTGATTGAGGTTCCTGGTTATGGAGTTGCAATTGCTGGGGATACTGGTAGTGCGATAAAGGGAAATATAATTGACCTTCATTTCGTTTCTGTCGATCAAGCCAATCAATGGGGAAGACGAACAGTTACAATTAAAATTTTAAAATAA
- a CDS encoding winged helix-turn-helix transcriptional regulator, which yields MENETYLRKLALPLLGKWSVFILLTLEKEEMYFAQIERTLGSISRKVLTQSLNDLIEINILYKRGKASTGHKTYYGLTPLGKRLLPLIHQIKEWIRENKDELEN from the coding sequence ATGGAAAATGAAACATATTTACGAAAATTAGCTCTCCCCTTGTTAGGAAAATGGAGTGTCTTTATCTTATTAACTCTAGAAAAAGAAGAAATGTATTTTGCGCAAATTGAAAGAACACTCGGTTCCATTTCTCGTAAAGTCCTCACCCAATCTTTAAATGATTTAATCGAAATCAACATTCTATACAAACGTGGTAAGGCCAGTACTGGTCATAAAACCTATTATGGATTGACGCCTTTAGGAAAAAGGCTACTTCCCCTGATTCATCAAATTAAAGAATGGATTCGTGAAAATAAAGACGAATTAGAAAACTAA